The Mugil cephalus isolate CIBA_MC_2020 chromosome 19, CIBA_Mcephalus_1.1, whole genome shotgun sequence genome has a window encoding:
- the crkl gene encoding crk-like protein, whose product MSTARFESSDRSAWYFGPVSRQEAQNRLQGQRHGMFLVRDSSTCPGDYVLSVSENSKVSHYIINSLPSKRFKIGDQEFDHLPALLDFYKIHYLDTTTLIEPAPRYPSTVGGPIQPAVGPDENLEYVRTLYDFTGSDAEDLPFKKGEILIILEKPEEQWWSAKSKEGRVGMIPVPYVEKLVRPSPHPGQPSHGSRNSNSYGIPEPSHALVHAYAQPQTPSPLPPGTPGAVITPLPSIQNGPVMAKAIQKRVPCAYDKTALALEVGDIVKVTRMNISGQWEGEVNGRRGLFPFTHVKILDPQNPDESD is encoded by the exons ATGTCAACTGCACGGTTTGAATCGTCGGATCGGTCCGCCTGGTATTTTGGACCCGTGTCGCGACAAGAGGCACAGAACAGGTTACAAGGACAGAGACACGGCATGTTTCTGGTCCGGGACTCGTCGACCTGTCCCGGCGACTACGTGCTGTCGGTGTCGGAAAACTCCAAAGTGTCTCACTATATCATCAACTCTTTGCCCAGCAAGAGGTTTAAGATAGGCGACCAAGAGTTTGATCACCTCCCTGCCCTCCTGGACTTCTACAAAATCCACTACCTGGACACCACCACGCTCATAGAGCCGGCCCCCAG GTATCCAAGCACAGTGGGCGGGCCCATCCAGCCCGCGGTCGGCCCGGACGAGAACCTGGAGTACGTGCGGACTCTATACGACTTCACCGGCAGCGACGCCGAGGACCTTCCCTTCAAGAAAGGAGAAATCCTCATCATCCTGGAGAAGCCGGAGGAGCAGTGGTGGAGCGCCAAGAGCAAAGAGGGACGCGTCGGGATGATCCCCGTGCCCTACGTGGAGAAATTGGTACGACCTTCGCCCCACCCCGGCCAGCCTTCCCACGGATCTCGCAACTCCAACAGCTACGGCATCCCTGAGCCCTCCCACGCCCTGGTCCACGCCTACGCCCAGCCGCAGACGCCTTCCCCGCTGCCCCCCGGAACGCCCGGGGCGGTCATCACTCCTCTACCGTCCATACAGAACGGCCCTGTCATGGCGAAGGCCATCCAGAAACGAGTTCCCTGTGCCTATGACAAGACGGCTCTGGCTCTAGAG gTCGGCGACATCGTCAAGGTCACGAGGATGAACATCAGCGGCCAGTGGGAGGGAGAGGTGAACGGACGGAGGGGTCTCTTCCCCTTCACCCACGTCAAAATCTTAGACCCCCAGAATCCGGACGAGAGTGACTGA
- the LOC124997003 gene encoding T-box-containing protein TBX6L-like, with protein MQALNFPFFKVNKAAARTLTDDTFTGFNQLCMSATWPVKALEAQRKKNLVPPFLPSGFHENGPLTAGCVREPTLLPGHLSIGVLPTDPKLDSIMSSSPSAAPSYQQGCCRMTLENAELWKSFHSIGTEMIITKHGRRMFPHCSVSLTGLQPFVNYVVMMDMVPVDSFKYKWKNGQWEVAGKAEPQPPCRSYMHPDSPAPGSHWMKHPLSVLKMKLTNNTLDQHGHIILHSMHRYYPRFHVIQADSPYAVRWGQTFSFPETVFTAVTAYQNPMITKLKIDHNPFAKGFREGGTHSHSKRCRSNKSPPAKRPALDRKNTCDRSPGLQRMPSTSQSALADKSEASRQPSPKERHLSAWALEPDSSESLHAEPPELQEYDYGCEEQMVPASTAYQPYRCVEYGRFPFPPSDADGAQSQSLLHPAPHPLSTTEHGTQQHHHPHPHPHYSNTADWSQFPLFPYSCW; from the exons ATGCAGGCCCTCAATTTCCCATTTTTCAAAGTCAACAAGGCGGCAGCAAGAACCTTAACAGATGACACGTTCACCGGGTTTAACCAGCTCTGCATGTCCGCCACATGGCCCGTGAAAGCGCTGGAAGCTCAGCGcaagaaaaat CTGGTCCCACCCTTCCTCCCATCAGGCTTTCATGAGAACGGCCCGCTAACTGCTGGCTGCGTCAGAGAGCCCACTCTCCTCCCGGGACACTTAAG TATCGGTGTTCTCCCCACAGACCCAAAATTGGATTCAATCATGTCGTCGTCCCCTTCGGCAGCTCCCTCGTACCAGCAGGGCTGCTGCAGGATGACTCTGGAGAACGCTGAGCTCTGGAAGTCCTTTCACAGCATCGGGACGGAGATGATTATAACAAAGCACGGGAG GAGGATGTTCCCACACTGCAGCGTCAGCTTAACCGGCCTCCAACCTTTTGTCAACTATGTCGTCATGATGGATATGGTTCCTGTAGACAGCTTCAAATACAAG TGGAAAAACGGGCAGTGGGAGGTGGCCGGGAAGGCAGAGCCCCAGCCCCCATGCCGCTCTTACATGCACCCAGACTCCCCTGCCCCAGGAAGCCACTGGATGAAGCATCCGCTGTCCGTCCTCAAGATGAAGCTCACCAACAACACGCTGGATCAGCACGGACAC ATCATCCTGCACTCCATGCATCGCTACTACCCAAGGTTTCACGTGATCCAGGCGGACAGTCCGTACGCCGTCCGCTGGGGACAGACCTTCTCATTCCCAGAGACGGTCTTCACTGCAGTTACCGCTTACCAGAATCCAATG atcaCCAAACTGAAGATTGATCACAACCCTTTTGCTAAAGGATTCAGGGAAGGAGGTACCCATTCCCACAGCAAAAG gtGTCGCTCAAATAAAAGTCCTCCTGCAAAAAGACCCGCACTGGACAGGAAGAACACGTGTGACAGATCTCCAG GCCTGCAGAGGATGCCCTCCACCTCTCAGTCGGCGTTGGCAGACAAGAGCGAGGCCTCCAGGCAGCCGTCACCAAAGGAGCGTCACCTCTCCGCCTGGGCTCTGGAGCCGGACTCATCTGAGAGCCTGCACGCTGAGCCCCCGGAGCTGCAAGAGTATGACTACGGCTGTGAAGAACAGATGGTGCCTGCATCCACGGCATACCAACCGTACAG ATGCGTGGAGTATGGCAGATTCCCATTCCCCCCCAGTGATGCAGATGGAGCACAGTCACAGTCACTCCTCCACCCCGCACCTCATCCGCTCTCCACAACTGAACATGGCACCCAGcaacaccaccacccccaccctcacccccactACAGCAACACAGCAGACTGGAGCCAGTTCCCGCTCTTCCCTTATTCCTGCTGGTGA